A single genomic interval of Octopus bimaculoides isolate UCB-OBI-ISO-001 chromosome 22, ASM119413v2, whole genome shotgun sequence harbors:
- the LOC106872724 gene encoding ATPase WRNIP1 translates to MAVQSQIQKNEVDTTEYSPTIIDVDCVKESLERSCILYDKKGEEHYNCASALQKSIRGSDPDAALYWMARMLEGGEDPLFIARRLVRTASEDIGLADPLALTQAVAAFQATNFIGKPECDVILAQCAVYLARAPKSVEVYSAYTKAKQCILEHRGPLPSVPLHLRNATTGLMKSLGESTHFYQSLSSSSSSSSSSSSSAPSS, encoded by the exons ATGGCAGTACAAAGTCAAATACAAAAGAACGAAGTTGACACCACCGAGTATTCTCCAACCATCATCGATGTTGACTGTGTGAAGGAAAGCCTTGAACGATCTTGTATTCTCTACGATAAAAAGG GTGAAGAACATTACAACTGTGCATCGGCATTGCAAAAATCCATCCGTGGATCTGACCCAGATGCTGCGCTATACTGGATGGCACGGATGCTCGAAGGAGGTGAGGATCCACTCTTCATTGCACGTCGATTGGTGCGAACTGCTTCAGAAGACATAG GATTAGCTGATCCTCTTGCTTTGACCCAAGCCGTCGCTGCATTTCAAGCAACCAACTTCATTGGAAAGCCAGAGTGTGAT GTCATCTTGGCACAGTGTGCAGTGTATTTAGCCCGTGCACCGAAATCCGTTGAAGTGTATTCTGCATACACGAAAGCAAAACAATGCATTCTTGAACACAGGGGCCCGCTGCCGTCAGTACCTCTCCACTTGAGGAATGCAACAACTGGCCTCATGAAATCTCTTGGTGAGTCGACACATTTTTAccagtcattgtcatcatcatcgtcgtcgtcgtcgtcatcatcatcatcagcaccatcatcatga